From Microbacterium croceum, a single genomic window includes:
- a CDS encoding pyridoxal phosphate-dependent aminotransferase, which produces MTPSRTFDQSSKLKNVLYEIRGNALVEAARLEAEGHKILKLNTGNPAIFGFDAPHQIVHDMLAALPTAHGYSDSKGIISARRAVVSRYEEIEDFPRFGPDDVYLGNGVSELITMTMQALLDEGDEVLIPAPDYPLWTAMTSLAGGTPVHYICDEQDAWQPDLEDIRAKITPRTKALVIINPNNPTGVVYSREILEGLVQIAREHQLLLLSDEIYDRILFDGAVHIPTATLAPDLLCLTFNGLSKTYRVAGYRSGWLVITGPQSHAKGFIEGITLLASTRLCPNVPSQHALQAALSGVQSIDALIAPTGRLREQRDIAWEGLERIPGVSCVKPEGALYAFPRLDPDVHEIRDDAKLVYDLLVSEHMLLVQGTGFNWPTPDHLRLVTLPEPRVLSEAVERLGNFLASYRQ; this is translated from the coding sequence ATGACACCATCGCGCACCTTCGACCAGTCGTCGAAGCTCAAGAACGTCCTGTACGAGATTCGCGGAAACGCCCTCGTCGAGGCGGCGCGTCTGGAGGCAGAGGGACATAAGATCCTCAAGCTGAACACCGGGAACCCGGCGATCTTCGGATTCGATGCGCCGCACCAGATCGTCCATGACATGCTGGCCGCGCTGCCCACGGCGCACGGCTACAGCGACAGCAAGGGGATCATCTCCGCGCGTCGTGCGGTGGTCAGCCGCTACGAGGAGATCGAGGACTTCCCGCGCTTCGGACCGGACGACGTCTACCTCGGCAACGGAGTGTCCGAGCTGATCACGATGACCATGCAGGCGCTCCTCGACGAGGGGGACGAGGTCCTGATCCCCGCGCCGGACTACCCCCTGTGGACGGCGATGACGAGCCTCGCCGGCGGCACGCCGGTGCACTACATCTGCGACGAGCAGGATGCCTGGCAGCCCGATCTCGAGGACATCCGCGCCAAGATCACTCCGCGCACCAAGGCGCTCGTGATCATCAACCCCAACAATCCGACGGGAGTGGTCTACTCCCGGGAGATCCTCGAAGGGCTGGTCCAGATCGCACGGGAGCACCAGCTCCTGCTGCTCTCGGACGAGATCTACGATCGCATCCTCTTCGACGGCGCAGTCCACATCCCGACGGCCACGTTGGCGCCCGATCTGCTGTGCCTGACGTTCAACGGCTTGTCCAAGACGTACCGCGTCGCCGGATATCGTTCCGGATGGCTCGTGATCACCGGGCCGCAATCGCACGCCAAGGGCTTCATCGAGGGGATCACGCTGCTGGCGTCGACACGCCTGTGCCCGAACGTGCCCTCACAGCACGCGCTGCAGGCTGCGCTGTCGGGCGTGCAGTCGATCGATGCCCTCATCGCCCCCACGGGGCGTCTGCGTGAGCAGCGAGACATCGCATGGGAGGGACTGGAGCGGATTCCGGGGGTGTCCTGCGTCAAGCCGGAGGGGGCGTTGTACGCCTTCCCGCGGCTCGACCCCGATGTGCACGAGATCCGCGACGACGCGAAGCTCGTCTACGACCTGCTGGTCTCCGAGCACATGCTGCTGGTACAGGGAACCGGTTTCAATTGGCCGACCCCTGATCACCTCCGCCTGGTCACGCTCCCTGAGCCGCGCGTGCTGAGCGAAGCCGTCGAGCGACTCGGGAACTTCCTCGCGAGCTACCGCCAGTAG
- the secA gene encoding preprotein translocase subunit SecA, whose protein sequence is MANPLEKLLRAGEGRIIRRLNQVVKAVGALEEDISKLTDDELRNETAELRARFEKGESLDQLMPEAFAAVREAAKRTLGMRAYDVQIMGGAALHLGNIAEMKTGEGKTLVATFPAYLNAIAGKGVHIITVNDFLASYQAELMGRVFRALGMTTGIIVSGQTPAVRREQYAADITYGTNNEFGFDYLRDNMAWRKEDLVQREHFFAIVDEVDSILIDEARTPLIISGPSSGEANRWFAEFAKIARTLEVGEDYEVDEKKRTVGVLEPGIEKVEDYLGIDNLYESANTPLISFLNNSIKALALFKKDTDYVVMNDEVMIVDEHTGRILVGRRYNEGIHQAIEAKEGVPVKAENQTLATVTLQNYFRLYDKLAGMTGTAETEAAEFMSTYKLGVIPIPTNKPMIRKDQSDLVYKNETAKFAQVVEDIAERHAEGQPVLVGTVSVEKSEYLSRLLAKKGVKHEVLNAKNHAREAEIVARAGRLGAVTVATNMAGRGTDIMLGGNAEFLAVQELKARGLDPVETPEEYEVAWDETYEAMKATVASEAEKVIEAGGLYVLGTERHESRRIDNQLRGRSGRQGDPGESRFYLSLTDDLMRLFQSGAAEAILSRTNFPDDVPIESGLVSRAIRSAQSQVESRNAEMRKNVLKYDDVLNRQREAIYADRRHILHGDDIADRVQHFIEDAITGVVNDHTGEGHNESWDFDALWTELKTLYPVGVTIDEVVAEAGGRKGGISAEGLTRELLSDAKIAYEKREESLGDAATRELERRVVLQVLDRRWRDHLYEMDYLKDGIGLRAMAQRDPLIEYQREGYAMFQSMMGQIKEESVGYLYNLEVEVRRAGDAETTEVEAKGLATDGGDQRLEYSAANDAGEVEVRNDRGQVQQAATDRLRKAAAAREAAEPAAEPEQAPRGAFGQRTDAPVQPAAGNREQRRAQGKKKK, encoded by the coding sequence GTGGCCAATCCTCTTGAGAAGCTGCTGCGCGCCGGTGAGGGACGGATCATCCGTCGCTTGAACCAGGTGGTCAAGGCCGTGGGAGCGCTGGAAGAGGACATCTCCAAGCTCACGGACGACGAGCTTCGCAACGAGACCGCAGAGTTGCGCGCCCGGTTCGAGAAGGGGGAGTCCCTCGATCAGTTGATGCCGGAGGCCTTCGCCGCGGTGCGTGAGGCCGCCAAGCGCACGCTCGGCATGCGCGCCTACGACGTGCAGATCATGGGTGGTGCTGCGCTCCACCTCGGGAACATCGCCGAGATGAAGACCGGTGAGGGAAAGACGCTCGTCGCGACCTTCCCTGCCTACCTGAACGCGATCGCCGGCAAGGGCGTCCACATCATCACGGTCAACGACTTCCTCGCCAGTTACCAGGCGGAGCTCATGGGGCGTGTGTTCCGTGCGCTGGGTATGACCACGGGCATCATCGTGTCCGGCCAGACACCGGCAGTGCGCCGCGAGCAGTATGCGGCCGACATCACTTACGGAACCAACAACGAGTTCGGCTTCGACTACCTGCGTGACAACATGGCGTGGCGCAAGGAAGACCTCGTGCAGCGCGAACACTTCTTCGCGATCGTCGACGAGGTCGACTCGATCCTCATCGACGAGGCGCGCACGCCCCTGATCATCTCCGGCCCGTCGTCGGGCGAGGCCAACCGCTGGTTCGCCGAATTCGCGAAGATCGCTCGGACTCTCGAGGTCGGCGAGGACTACGAGGTCGATGAGAAGAAGCGCACGGTCGGTGTGCTCGAACCCGGCATCGAGAAGGTCGAGGACTACCTCGGCATCGACAACCTGTACGAATCAGCGAACACCCCGTTGATCTCGTTCCTGAACAACTCGATCAAGGCACTCGCTCTGTTCAAGAAGGACACCGACTACGTCGTGATGAACGACGAGGTCATGATCGTCGATGAGCACACGGGACGCATCCTGGTCGGACGCCGATACAACGAGGGCATCCACCAGGCGATCGAAGCCAAGGAAGGCGTGCCGGTCAAGGCGGAGAATCAGACTCTCGCGACCGTGACGCTTCAGAACTACTTCCGCCTCTACGACAAGCTCGCCGGTATGACGGGTACGGCCGAAACCGAAGCCGCCGAGTTCATGTCGACCTACAAGCTCGGCGTGATCCCGATCCCGACGAACAAGCCGATGATCCGCAAGGACCAGTCCGACCTCGTCTACAAGAACGAGACAGCCAAGTTCGCCCAGGTGGTCGAGGATATCGCCGAGCGCCATGCCGAGGGGCAGCCGGTGCTCGTCGGAACCGTCAGCGTCGAGAAGAGCGAGTACCTCTCGCGTCTGCTGGCGAAGAAGGGCGTCAAGCACGAGGTCCTCAACGCGAAGAACCACGCGCGCGAAGCAGAGATCGTCGCCAGGGCAGGGCGCCTCGGCGCCGTCACCGTGGCGACCAACATGGCCGGTCGAGGCACCGACATCATGCTCGGCGGAAACGCGGAATTCCTAGCCGTCCAGGAGCTCAAGGCGAGGGGGCTCGACCCCGTCGAGACGCCCGAGGAGTACGAGGTCGCCTGGGACGAGACGTACGAGGCCATGAAGGCCACGGTCGCCAGCGAGGCCGAGAAGGTCATCGAGGCCGGGGGGCTCTACGTCCTCGGCACGGAGCGTCACGAATCGCGTCGTATCGACAATCAGCTGCGCGGTCGTTCGGGCCGTCAGGGCGACCCCGGCGAGAGCCGCTTCTACCTGAGCCTCACCGACGATCTCATGCGGCTGTTCCAGTCCGGCGCCGCTGAGGCGATCCTGTCCCGCACCAATTTCCCCGATGACGTGCCGATCGAGTCGGGGCTCGTGTCACGGGCCATCCGCAGCGCGCAGTCGCAGGTCGAATCGCGCAACGCCGAGATGCGCAAGAACGTGCTCAAGTACGATGACGTGCTCAACCGTCAGCGCGAGGCGATCTACGCCGACCGTCGTCACATCCTGCACGGTGACGACATCGCTGACCGCGTCCAGCACTTCATCGAGGACGCGATCACGGGTGTCGTGAACGATCACACGGGCGAGGGCCACAACGAGAGCTGGGATTTCGATGCTCTGTGGACCGAGCTGAAGACTCTCTACCCTGTCGGTGTCACCATCGACGAGGTCGTCGCCGAAGCGGGCGGACGCAAGGGCGGTATCTCGGCTGAAGGGCTCACGCGTGAGCTCCTCTCAGACGCGAAGATCGCGTACGAGAAGCGTGAGGAGTCGCTCGGCGACGCGGCGACCCGCGAGCTCGAGCGGCGCGTGGTGCTCCAGGTGCTGGACCGCCGCTGGCGCGACCACCTGTACGAGATGGACTACCTCAAGGACGGCATCGGGCTTCGTGCGATGGCCCAGCGCGATCCGCTGATCGAGTATCAGCGCGAGGGCTACGCGATGTTCCAATCGATGATGGGCCAGATCAAGGAGGAGTCGGTCGGCTACCTCTACAACCTCGAGGTCGAGGTGCGTCGCGCCGGTGATGCGGAGACCACGGAGGTCGAGGCCAAGGGGCTGGCCACCGATGGAGGCGATCAGCGTCTCGAGTACTCGGCTGCCAACGATGCGGGCGAGGTCGAGGTACGCAACGACCGCGGTCAGGTGCAGCAGGCGGCGACCGATCGCCTGCGCAAGGCAGCCGCGGCACGAGAGGCTGCAGAGCCTGCGGCTGAGCCGGAGCAGGCACCGCGAGGGGCGTTCGGTCAGCGGACGGATGCGCCGGTGCAGCCGGCCGCTGGCAACCGCGAGCAGCGCCGCGCACAGGGCAAGAAGAAGAAGTAG
- the rsgA gene encoding ribosome small subunit-dependent GTPase A, translating into MSWLSDSDDLDDDFEDYDESTIRTRPNPKANRPRTKRRPAHEDAVIGRVLGVDRGRYTVLLEEGTDDEHLISATRARELRRMPIVTGDQARVVGDTSGAEGTLSRIVGIVERTSLLRRSADDTDQVERVIVANADQMLIVVAAADPEPRARLVDRYLVAALDAGIRPLLVVTKTDLADPTTFLSHFDGLDLRVFTSAREEMPTEEIGTALVGHSTVFVGHSGVGKSTLVNELVPSAKRATGHVNQVTGRGRHTSSSTVSLRYEGAEGSGWVIDTPGVRSFGLGHVEPANILAAFTELALIAENCPRGCTHLADAPDCALIEAEERGELSEAESARLDSLQRLLQTFADKAEQSPGR; encoded by the coding sequence GTGAGCTGGCTCAGCGACTCCGACGACCTCGATGACGATTTCGAGGACTACGACGAGAGCACGATCCGCACGCGACCGAACCCCAAGGCCAACCGCCCACGGACCAAGCGTCGCCCCGCGCACGAAGACGCCGTCATCGGCCGCGTTCTCGGTGTCGACCGCGGGCGTTACACCGTCCTGCTGGAAGAGGGAACCGATGATGAGCACCTCATCTCGGCGACCAGGGCCAGAGAACTCCGACGCATGCCGATCGTCACCGGAGACCAGGCGCGGGTCGTCGGCGACACCTCGGGCGCTGAGGGAACGCTCAGCCGCATCGTCGGCATCGTCGAGCGCACTTCCCTCCTCCGCCGCAGCGCCGACGACACCGACCAGGTGGAACGCGTGATCGTCGCGAACGCCGACCAGATGCTGATCGTCGTCGCCGCCGCCGATCCGGAGCCCCGCGCGCGCCTGGTCGACCGTTATCTCGTGGCCGCGCTCGACGCCGGCATCCGGCCGCTGCTCGTGGTCACCAAGACCGATCTCGCCGATCCGACGACGTTCCTCTCGCACTTCGACGGACTGGACCTGCGTGTCTTCACCAGTGCCCGCGAAGAGATGCCCACCGAGGAGATCGGCACCGCTCTCGTCGGCCACTCGACCGTCTTCGTCGGCCACTCCGGAGTCGGCAAGTCGACCCTCGTCAACGAGCTCGTCCCCAGCGCGAAGCGAGCCACCGGCCACGTGAACCAGGTCACCGGTCGCGGACGCCACACCTCCTCCTCGACGGTATCACTCCGCTACGAGGGAGCCGAGGGCTCGGGTTGGGTCATCGACACCCCCGGTGTGCGCTCGTTCGGGCTCGGCCACGTAGAGCCCGCCAACATCCTGGCGGCCTTCACGGAGCTCGCCCTCATCGCCGAGAACTGCCCCCGCGGCTGCACACATCTCGCCGACGCCCCGGACTGCGCCCTGATCGAGGCCGAGGAACGCGGAGAGCTCAGCGAGGCCGAGAGCGCTCGGTTGGACTCGCTCCAGCGCCTTCTGCAGACCTTCGCCGACAAGGCCGAGCAGTCACCAGGACGATAG
- the bcp gene encoding thioredoxin-dependent thiol peroxidase, with the protein MTERLETGSPAPDFALLDQDGATVRLSDLHGQKTVLYFYPAAMTPGCTTQACDFRDSISSLQGAGYRVIGISRDEPATLAEFRERDGLTFTLLSDPDHAVHDAYGAWGEKMNYGKVVEGVLRSTFVLDENGVITLAQYNVKATGHVARLRKLLGIDA; encoded by the coding sequence GTGACTGAGCGCCTCGAAACCGGATCCCCCGCCCCCGACTTCGCCCTGCTGGACCAGGACGGCGCGACCGTGCGCCTGTCCGACCTCCACGGCCAGAAGACGGTCCTGTACTTCTACCCCGCCGCGATGACGCCGGGGTGCACCACACAGGCCTGCGACTTCCGCGACAGCATCTCCTCGCTGCAGGGGGCCGGCTACCGGGTCATCGGCATCTCTCGCGACGAGCCGGCCACGCTCGCGGAGTTCCGTGAGCGTGACGGTCTCACCTTCACGCTGCTGAGTGACCCCGACCACGCGGTGCACGACGCCTACGGCGCGTGGGGCGAGAAGATGAACTACGGCAAGGTCGTCGAGGGCGTCCTCCGCTCGACATTCGTTCTCGATGAGAACGGCGTCATCACGCTCGCGCAGTACAACGTCAAGGCGACCGGACACGTCGCACGACTCCGCAAGCTCCTCGGCATCGACGCCTGA
- a CDS encoding AAA family ATPase, producing MTRVLIAIAEPRARELSVELEWEGLTVVATAAPAIDAIRPLLADVEALVVPAVRSVLTSDLIAACDRAGVRILPVGETGSRALGRLGIIAPLPADASGWEVAAALLRDLPASPHPKESQRAPRVIAVWGPHGAPGRSTVAVQLSVELARAGRRTALIDADTVAPSLALLLGISDDAPGIAAACRRAELGGLDARELTRLASTIETSGGDLDVLPGINRPTRWPELSASRLTTTLQACRLWADETIVDVSGAFDADDEATYDMAGPRRHAATTASVREADAIIAVAAADPVGISRLLRDHAELRRLAGTTPTSVVINRMRSGPLGLDARGQIRRTLERFAGITDVAFLPFDQRAADAALLHARPMSDVTPRSAFVASIRGVVASLGPTPAPDATGGSSRGSSRVARRLRSARAAQGA from the coding sequence GTGACGAGGGTCCTGATCGCGATCGCCGAGCCACGTGCACGGGAGCTGAGCGTGGAACTGGAGTGGGAGGGTCTCACCGTGGTCGCGACCGCTGCACCGGCGATCGACGCCATCCGCCCACTCCTCGCCGACGTCGAAGCTCTCGTGGTGCCGGCGGTGCGCTCGGTCCTGACCTCCGATCTGATCGCGGCCTGCGATCGTGCGGGGGTCCGCATCCTGCCCGTGGGCGAGACCGGCAGCCGCGCGCTCGGCCGGCTCGGGATCATCGCCCCGCTTCCGGCCGATGCGAGTGGCTGGGAGGTCGCCGCCGCACTGCTCCGCGATCTGCCCGCATCACCTCACCCGAAGGAGTCGCAGCGGGCACCCCGGGTGATCGCGGTGTGGGGACCGCATGGCGCCCCAGGGCGTTCGACCGTCGCTGTGCAACTCTCCGTCGAACTCGCGCGAGCCGGGCGGCGGACCGCCCTCATCGATGCCGATACCGTCGCGCCGTCGCTCGCGCTGCTGCTCGGGATCAGCGACGACGCCCCGGGGATCGCGGCGGCCTGCCGGCGGGCAGAACTCGGCGGACTCGATGCGCGCGAGCTCACGCGGCTCGCGAGCACCATCGAGACCAGCGGCGGCGATCTCGATGTGCTCCCGGGGATCAACCGGCCGACACGGTGGCCCGAGCTGTCGGCGTCACGCCTCACGACCACGCTGCAGGCGTGCCGCCTCTGGGCGGACGAGACCATCGTCGACGTGAGCGGCGCATTCGACGCCGACGATGAGGCGACCTACGACATGGCAGGCCCTCGTCGGCATGCAGCGACGACGGCGTCGGTGCGGGAAGCCGACGCGATCATCGCCGTCGCCGCCGCGGATCCGGTCGGCATCAGCCGTCTTCTCCGCGACCATGCCGAACTGCGCCGCCTTGCCGGGACGACCCCCACCAGCGTCGTCATCAACCGCATGCGATCAGGACCTCTCGGCCTCGATGCACGCGGTCAGATCCGGCGCACGCTCGAGCGGTTCGCCGGCATCACGGACGTCGCCTTCCTCCCGTTCGATCAGCGCGCGGCGGATGCTGCGCTGCTCCACGCACGTCCGATGTCGGATGTGACTCCGCGGTCGGCGTTCGTGGCATCGATCCGCGGGGTCGTCGCGTCTCTCGGGCCGACGCCCGCGCCTGACGCTACTGGCGGTAGCTCGCGAGGAAGTTCCCGAGTCGCTCGACGGCTTCGCTCAGCACGCGCGGCTCAGGGAGCGTGA
- a CDS encoding helix-turn-helix domain-containing protein — protein sequence MPESLPVVPRFLAPAQVAELLQIGVGEVIDLVQEGELRGVQVGAPARWRVEEVSVEEYLAAQVEHSRRMALWRQSQVASFPEVWGASTVQRT from the coding sequence ATGCCTGAATCGTTGCCCGTCGTCCCGCGCTTTCTCGCGCCCGCGCAAGTCGCGGAGCTGCTGCAGATCGGCGTCGGCGAGGTCATCGACCTCGTGCAGGAGGGCGAGCTCCGAGGCGTGCAGGTCGGAGCACCGGCGCGCTGGCGGGTCGAGGAGGTGAGCGTGGAGGAGTACCTCGCGGCGCAGGTGGAGCACTCCCGGCGGATGGCGCTGTGGAGACAGTCGCAGGTCGCGAGTTTTCCCGAGGTCTGGGGGGCGTCGACGGTTCAAAGGACCTGA
- a CDS encoding GntR family transcriptional regulator has product MTSADAVVLESTKVAGRLRDAILDGIRSPGSRLIERDLAAEFGVSRVPVRDALKILEAEGLVTLRPRTWAIVREFTDSDMTDLDEVRSVLEPLAFRLAAERHRPDGLEKLRRALDEQTISAAAGDPVAARRAANDFHEQVTVLAENRLLSDLMQGMRSTLRWGLAQHDDLADITEQHRVLFQAISERDGDRVEALALEHIDSSRRAREAHLHASRSAGSSSAVHEGSSGRL; this is encoded by the coding sequence GTGACCAGTGCCGATGCGGTCGTCCTCGAATCCACGAAGGTGGCTGGCCGGCTTCGCGATGCCATTCTCGACGGGATCCGTTCTCCCGGCAGCCGCCTGATCGAACGGGACTTGGCCGCCGAGTTCGGCGTCAGCCGGGTTCCGGTGCGCGATGCCCTCAAGATCCTCGAGGCGGAGGGACTGGTGACGCTTCGACCGCGGACCTGGGCGATCGTGCGCGAGTTCACCGACTCGGACATGACCGATCTCGACGAGGTCCGTTCGGTTCTGGAGCCGCTCGCCTTCCGTCTGGCGGCGGAGCGGCATCGTCCCGATGGCCTGGAGAAGTTGCGGCGGGCTCTCGATGAGCAGACGATCAGTGCTGCCGCGGGTGATCCGGTCGCGGCGCGCCGGGCAGCGAACGACTTCCACGAGCAGGTGACGGTCCTCGCCGAGAACCGTCTTCTCAGCGACCTCATGCAGGGCATGCGCAGCACGTTGCGCTGGGGTCTGGCGCAGCACGACGATCTCGCCGACATCACCGAACAGCACCGAGTGCTCTTCCAGGCGATCAGTGAGCGTGACGGCGATCGTGTGGAGGCGCTCGCGCTGGAGCACATCGACAGCAGCCGGCGTGCGCGCGAGGCGCACCTGCACGCCTCGAGGAGTGCAGGCTCGTCCTCAGCGGTGCACGAGGGCTCCTCGGGACGGTTGTAG
- a CDS encoding SAF domain-containing protein: MTTPSRPRRAFWGDVRFLIGIALIVLSISGVWLIVSSSDRTAPALQATRTITQGEALVSGDFQVVEVGLGPLGDDYVTPQDLAPGRVAARTVVAGELIPVSAVGDADDNRTTTIVVESATAVPDEVMAGAVVELWHAPPREDGRTFDVPRILVADVIVRDVREPDGVLAQSGVAVEVVIDRADVADVLGAVTGGSALSVVPVGSGS, translated from the coding sequence ATGACCACTCCCTCTCGTCCGCGGCGCGCCTTCTGGGGAGACGTCCGGTTCCTCATCGGCATCGCCCTGATCGTCCTGTCCATCTCCGGTGTCTGGCTCATCGTCTCGTCCTCGGATCGCACCGCTCCCGCACTGCAGGCGACCAGGACGATCACGCAGGGTGAAGCACTCGTGTCAGGAGACTTCCAGGTGGTCGAGGTGGGGCTCGGCCCGCTCGGCGACGACTACGTGACGCCGCAGGATCTGGCGCCAGGACGTGTCGCGGCGCGGACTGTCGTCGCGGGCGAGCTGATTCCGGTCTCGGCCGTCGGCGACGCCGACGACAACCGCACCACCACCATCGTGGTGGAGAGCGCGACCGCGGTGCCCGATGAGGTGATGGCCGGAGCCGTCGTCGAGCTCTGGCATGCCCCGCCGCGCGAAGACGGGCGTACATTCGACGTGCCGCGCATCCTGGTCGCGGACGTGATCGTGCGCGATGTGCGGGAGCCGGACGGCGTGCTCGCGCAGTCGGGAGTCGCCGTGGAGGTGGTGATCGACCGCGCAGACGTCGCGGACGTGCTCGGCGCCGTCACCGGCGGCTCCGCCCTCTCGGTGGTTCCGGTGGGATCGGGCTCGTGA
- a CDS encoding sensor histidine kinase → MSTLSDLAHAQGRLTDNDVEWLHRLAGDGQLLADLASADIVVWIQTDDGSFIAVAHARPSGAATLFYRDIVGERVRPQWRTQVQGAFDSAEIVDSSSPDWFEETPTRVRAVPIVVGRQGGGGTAATAIGVVTRHTNLGEVRTPSRQQITFDECANDLFRMIADGSFPDLAAPTSPRRGAPRASDGLIRIDVDGITTFASPNALSAFNRMGFDDELEGESLAEVTTRLVPPSRQVDESLPVVVTGRAPWRTDIEARGVTVSLRAIPLKDHGTRIGAIVLCRDVSELRHQEQELITKDATIREIHHRVKNNLQTVASLLRIQARRTHSDEARDALTQAMRRVDSIAVVHDTLAQGLTQKVDFDEVFHRVLKLVAEVASAPNTRARTQLTGRFGVLPSEYATPLALALTEVVTNAVEHGLAGQGGSIAIDAARTDESLRVTVKDTGHGLPEGRIGQGLGTQIIRTLIQGELGGTIEWHGSEGDGTEVIIDIPLRWLTK, encoded by the coding sequence GTGTCAACGCTTAGTGATCTCGCCCATGCGCAGGGCCGTCTGACCGACAACGACGTCGAATGGCTTCACCGCCTCGCGGGGGACGGGCAGTTGCTCGCCGACCTCGCATCGGCCGATATCGTCGTGTGGATCCAGACCGATGACGGCTCGTTCATCGCTGTCGCGCACGCGCGGCCGAGCGGGGCGGCGACGCTCTTCTACCGCGACATCGTCGGCGAGCGTGTACGGCCGCAGTGGCGCACGCAGGTTCAGGGTGCATTCGACTCCGCCGAGATCGTCGACTCCTCCTCGCCCGACTGGTTCGAGGAGACGCCGACCAGGGTCCGAGCCGTGCCCATCGTGGTCGGCCGACAAGGAGGAGGCGGGACGGCCGCGACGGCCATCGGTGTCGTCACGCGCCACACGAACCTGGGCGAGGTGCGGACGCCGTCACGCCAGCAGATCACGTTCGACGAGTGCGCGAACGACCTGTTCCGCATGATCGCCGACGGCAGCTTCCCCGATCTGGCAGCTCCCACGTCGCCTCGGCGCGGCGCGCCTCGCGCCTCGGACGGGCTCATCCGCATCGACGTTGATGGCATCACGACCTTCGCGAGCCCCAACGCTCTCTCTGCCTTCAACCGCATGGGCTTCGACGACGAGTTGGAGGGGGAGTCTCTCGCCGAGGTCACCACACGTCTGGTGCCTCCGTCTCGCCAGGTCGATGAGTCTCTCCCCGTCGTGGTGACGGGCCGCGCGCCCTGGCGCACCGACATTGAAGCGCGCGGGGTCACCGTGTCGTTGCGTGCCATCCCGCTGAAGGATCACGGCACCCGAATCGGCGCGATCGTGCTCTGCCGCGACGTCTCCGAGCTGCGCCATCAGGAGCAGGAGCTCATCACCAAGGACGCGACGATCCGCGAGATCCATCATCGCGTGAAGAACAACCTGCAGACGGTCGCCTCCCTGCTGCGGATCCAGGCTCGCCGGACCCACTCCGATGAGGCTCGCGACGCGCTCACGCAGGCCATGCGCCGGGTGGACTCGATCGCCGTCGTGCACGACACGCTCGCGCAGGGGCTGACGCAGAAGGTCGACTTCGACGAGGTCTTCCATCGCGTGCTCAAACTCGTGGCCGAGGTCGCCTCTGCCCCCAACACGCGGGCGCGGACTCAGCTCACCGGACGCTTCGGCGTGCTGCCGAGCGAGTACGCCACTCCTCTCGCGCTCGCTCTCACCGAGGTCGTCACGAACGCGGTCGAGCACGGTCTCGCAGGCCAGGGGGGCAGCATCGCTATCGACGCGGCCCGCACCGATGAGAGCCTTCGGGTGACGGTGAAAGACACCGGACACGGTCTTCCCGAGGGGCGCATTGGGCAGGGACTGGGGACTCAGATCATCCGCACGCTCATCCAAGGCGAGCTCGGGGGGACGATCGAGTGGCACGGCAGCGAGGGCGATGGCACTGAGGTGATCATCGACATCCCGCTGCGCTGGCTGACCAAATGA
- a CDS encoding WhiB family transcriptional regulator, with protein sequence MDWRDKAACLTVDPELFFPVGNTGPAVDQIEKAKAVCATCTVTEICLQYALESSQDSGVWGGLSEDERRALKRRAARARRAS encoded by the coding sequence ATGGACTGGCGCGACAAGGCCGCCTGCTTGACCGTCGACCCCGAACTGTTCTTCCCCGTCGGGAACACCGGTCCGGCCGTCGATCAGATCGAGAAGGCGAAGGCTGTCTGCGCCACCTGCACGGTCACTGAGATCTGCCTCCAGTACGCCCTCGAGTCCAGCCAGGATTCGGGTGTCTGGGGAGGCCTCTCCGAAGACGAGCGCCGCGCGCTGAAGCGCCGCGCCGCTCGCGCCCGCCGCGCCTCCTGA
- a CDS encoding Rv3235 family protein, whose translation MSVHEYFAPQPTSTAELPDPAPLLRSLTQGVLEALAGVREVDQLARWFSEDAYRNLVSRANLSARARSARGVAPARPTFEVRSIRVSEPLDGIIEAVAVVAGPGRTRAVAIRLEGLDRRWRATSLAVL comes from the coding sequence ATGAGCGTGCACGAGTACTTCGCCCCCCAGCCCACCTCGACGGCCGAGCTGCCGGATCCCGCGCCGCTCTTGCGCAGTCTCACGCAGGGGGTGCTGGAGGCACTGGCCGGGGTGAGGGAGGTCGACCAGCTCGCGCGCTGGTTCAGCGAGGATGCGTATCGCAATCTCGTGAGCCGGGCGAACCTTTCTGCCAGAGCGCGCAGCGCACGGGGCGTTGCGCCGGCTCGCCCGACGTTCGAGGTCCGCTCGATCAGGGTGTCCGAGCCGCTCGACGGCATCATCGAGGCGGTGGCCGTCGTGGCAGGGCCGGGGCGTACTCGCGCAGTCGCGATCCGTCTGGAAGGACTGGACCGTCGGTGGCGGGCGACCTCGCTGGCGGTGCTCTGA